In Leptospira sp. WS58.C1, a single genomic region encodes these proteins:
- a CDS encoding lysophospholipid acyltransferase family protein yields MSEKSDTRESWKRRFLVWLVPTLVVFLQRIIGLTSRKVELGKEHFNSLYPLKKPFILSVWHTNVLYSPYLNKNRKLAVLISESKDGDFITGVVHKFGNGSIRGSSSKGGSKALKAMIVHLRKNLPAAFTPDGPRGPAWIVQPGVIAAAQVSQVPILPFHYECTKQWIAEKSWDKHRIPKPFTTFVISYGEPIMIPRDLDEAGFERERLRVEKAMLENKLRAEQKAEELRGKTSLRSNLSELDLETRS; encoded by the coding sequence ATGTCAGAAAAATCGGATACTCGGGAAAGTTGGAAGCGTAGGTTTCTCGTATGGTTAGTACCTACTCTAGTAGTTTTTTTACAAAGGATCATCGGACTCACCTCAAGAAAGGTGGAATTGGGAAAGGAGCATTTTAATTCTCTATATCCTTTGAAGAAGCCGTTTATCCTTTCCGTTTGGCATACGAACGTTCTTTATTCACCGTACTTGAATAAGAATCGCAAGTTAGCCGTTTTAATCTCTGAGTCTAAAGACGGCGATTTTATTACCGGAGTGGTGCATAAATTCGGTAACGGAAGTATTCGTGGGAGTTCCTCCAAAGGTGGTTCGAAAGCTCTTAAGGCAATGATCGTTCATCTCAGAAAAAATCTTCCTGCAGCGTTTACTCCGGACGGACCGAGAGGTCCCGCTTGGATCGTTCAGCCGGGGGTCATCGCCGCCGCTCAGGTCTCTCAGGTACCGATCTTACCTTTTCATTATGAATGTACAAAACAATGGATTGCAGAAAAGTCTTGGGATAAACATAGGATCCCGAAACCTTTCACAACCTTTGTGATCTCTTACGGGGAGCCCATCATGATCCCTAGAGATCTGGATGAGGCCGGCTTCGAAAGAGAAAGACTGAGAGTAGAGAAAGCAATGCTCGAAAATAAACTTCGAGCAGAACAAAAGGCGGAAGAACTTAGAGGTAAAACCTCTCTTAGGTCGAACCTGTCCGAATTAGATCTAGAAACTCGCTCCTAG
- the folE gene encoding GTP cyclohydrolase I FolE encodes MENEVTSILKAIGEDPSREGLLNTPKRVRKAYEFLTSGYKADIDTIVNGAIFEEDSQGMVLVRDIEMYSLCEHHLLPFFGKAHVGYIPNKKIIGISKIPRIVDVFARRLQVQERMTEQIAYALMEVLDPLGVAVVIKAKHLCMMMRGVEKQNSELFTSCMLGEFKTNMVTRSEFLDLIRTGST; translated from the coding sequence TTGGAAAACGAAGTAACGAGTATATTAAAAGCTATCGGAGAAGATCCGAGTCGAGAAGGACTTTTAAACACTCCCAAAAGAGTCCGAAAAGCTTACGAATTCCTGACATCCGGTTATAAGGCGGACATTGATACGATTGTAAACGGAGCTATTTTCGAAGAGGACAGCCAAGGTATGGTTCTTGTCCGGGACATCGAAATGTATTCTCTTTGCGAGCATCATCTTCTTCCTTTTTTTGGAAAAGCTCACGTAGGTTATATTCCGAATAAAAAGATCATCGGGATTTCCAAGATCCCACGTATTGTGGACGTATTTGCGAGAAGGTTACAGGTTCAGGAAAGAATGACCGAACAAATTGCATACGCCCTCATGGAAGTCCTCGATCCTTTGGGCGTTGCCGTAGTCATCAAGGCAAAACATCTTTGTATGATGATGAGAGGAGTGGAAAAACAAAACTCCGAACTTTTCACTTCTTGTATGCTCGGAGAATTTAAAACGAATATGGTAACTAGGAGCGAGTTTCTAGATCTAATTCGGACAGGTTCGACCTAA
- a CDS encoding glycosyltransferase family 4 protein: MKLSRIKIGFDARMIAHSGIGSRIKGLLHWLGDIAAKKGIDIVLLGNPDLIKKNLSPKVLSTYEILEYNAGIYSIKEWFGFPEMKEFDLLDIPHFNAPLKFIDRCVVTIHDIIPFRMKQFHSSVLKQVYLKLVFFLIRKKAKRIITVSDFTAKDIIEVFSFSPFQIRTIYNGLDSKIFTPKSDPEKKKFLKRYGLKPGYLLSVGIGKEHKNLGFVLRSLKKLWSEKKFKIDWVIAGSGGKLPEYLAEEAKGWEDRIKLVPYLSEQELAALYSAAKLLVYPSLYEGFGFPPIEAQSCGCPVYSSNSSVLPEILEDTAFFFDPKDSASFEIGLVQLLDSPKLLNSKTKAGLKNSKRFDWKKSATDIVEEYLRLMNSGSKDF, encoded by the coding sequence ATGAAGCTCAGTAGGATCAAAATCGGATTCGATGCAAGGATGATTGCCCATTCAGGGATCGGTTCCAGGATCAAAGGACTTTTACATTGGCTTGGAGATATCGCAGCTAAAAAAGGGATCGATATTGTTCTTTTGGGAAATCCCGATCTTATAAAAAAGAACCTATCCCCTAAGGTTTTATCTACTTACGAGATCTTAGAATATAATGCAGGGATCTATTCTATCAAAGAATGGTTCGGGTTCCCTGAGATGAAAGAATTCGATCTATTGGATATTCCCCATTTTAACGCTCCCTTAAAATTCATAGATCGTTGTGTGGTAACTATCCACGATATTATTCCGTTTAGAATGAAACAGTTTCATTCTTCCGTTTTGAAACAAGTCTATTTGAAACTTGTATTTTTTCTCATTCGGAAGAAGGCTAAAAGGATTATCACTGTTTCCGATTTTACCGCTAAGGATATTATCGAAGTTTTTTCTTTTTCTCCGTTTCAGATTCGCACCATTTATAACGGTTTGGACTCTAAAATTTTTACTCCTAAAAGTGATCCGGAAAAGAAGAAGTTCCTAAAACGATATGGACTAAAACCCGGATACTTACTCAGTGTTGGGATCGGAAAGGAGCATAAAAATTTAGGATTTGTACTTCGTTCTCTCAAAAAACTTTGGTCCGAAAAAAAGTTCAAAATAGATTGGGTGATCGCGGGTTCAGGCGGAAAACTTCCGGAATATTTGGCGGAAGAAGCAAAAGGGTGGGAAGATAGAATTAAATTAGTTCCGTATTTGTCCGAACAGGAACTGGCCGCTCTATATTCTGCAGCCAAGCTACTTGTTTACCCATCTTTATATGAAGGATTCGGTTTTCCGCCTATTGAAGCTCAGTCTTGCGGTTGTCCTGTTTATTCTTCTAACTCGAGCGTTCTTCCTGAAATATTAGAAGATACTGCATTCTTCTTTGATCCCAAAGATTCCGCTTCTTTCGAAATAGGTTTGGTTCAGTTATTGGATTCCCCTAAACTTCTGAATTCCAAGACCAAAGCAGGATTAAAAAATTCTAAACGATTTGATTGGAAAAAATCCGCAACCGATATTGTAGAAGAATATTTGCGACTGATGAATAGCGGATCTAAGGATTTTTAA
- a CDS encoding DUF1289 domain-containing protein: MDHETGLCEGCYRTLEEIGRWTMYSEDERKSIRLKIEERKISLGKSRFKNP; the protein is encoded by the coding sequence ATGGATCATGAAACCGGTCTCTGCGAAGGTTGTTATCGGACCTTAGAAGAGATCGGAAGATGGACTATGTATTCGGAAGACGAAAGAAAATCGATCCGGCTCAAAATAGAAGAAAGAAAAATTTCCCTCGGAAAATCTCGTTTTAAAAATCCTTAG
- a CDS encoding cation:proton antiporter, with translation MEHHSLTLLVDIALSIIFATMFAIIAKAFKQPLVLGYVVAGLVIGPLFGPYVGGKLTIGYVKSEESIELISEIGLILLLFIIGLEIDLKELARMGKSMFALGVLQFFLGVAAAWFVFRSFFPPAPGNFDLLYFAIALSLSSTMIVVKLLHDKFEISTVAGRLTIGVLVLQDIWAILFMGIQPDLQDPQILNVLTSLVKGIALVAFSFLISRFILSKLFLFAASKPELVLITSIAWCFFLCGVAEKLELSKEMGALIAGVSIAAFPYGADVISKLSGIRDFFITLFFVALGMKIQAPSASDLGLAFLAVGFVLVSRVLIIAPTVFFSGKGLRAGIVAGLNLAQISEFSLVILALGVQKEHIGKDLQAIVLTSMIIASIISTYVILFNDKIARGIISFLSIFGVKENKEPLESQVTGETKRDIVVLGYFRIAQGLIDGIEEDKPSWLKRILVVDFNPIYRQTLESKGIRWAYGDLANPESLHHLGIEEARYIVCTVSDMILKGTTNRRLLESLKSICRHHQPKIILTTDDPKEAEVLRNNGAAHVIVPGKISGLSLFTELSGMVDVNGSVSIAKSAKAKPKKTTSNKKKVQKAK, from the coding sequence ATGGAACATCATTCGCTTACTTTATTAGTTGATATTGCTCTTAGTATCATTTTCGCGACCATGTTCGCAATCATAGCGAAAGCATTCAAACAACCTCTGGTTTTGGGTTACGTGGTCGCCGGGTTAGTCATCGGCCCATTGTTCGGACCTTATGTTGGTGGAAAGCTGACCATAGGTTACGTTAAAAGTGAAGAAAGTATAGAACTGATCTCCGAGATTGGTTTGATCCTTTTGTTATTCATCATCGGTTTAGAGATCGATCTGAAAGAATTAGCAAGAATGGGAAAATCCATGTTCGCATTGGGGGTCCTACAATTCTTCTTAGGAGTTGCGGCCGCTTGGTTTGTATTCCGCTCCTTCTTCCCGCCTGCTCCCGGAAATTTTGATCTTCTCTACTTTGCGATCGCACTCTCTCTCAGTTCCACAATGATCGTGGTCAAGTTGCTTCACGATAAGTTTGAGATCAGCACGGTAGCAGGGCGACTTACGATAGGGGTTTTGGTCTTACAGGATATCTGGGCTATTCTTTTTATGGGAATACAGCCCGATTTACAGGATCCGCAGATACTCAATGTGCTTACATCGTTGGTAAAAGGTATCGCTCTTGTAGCGTTCTCCTTTTTAATCAGCCGTTTTATTCTATCCAAACTTTTCTTGTTTGCTGCATCCAAGCCTGAATTGGTTTTGATCACTTCTATCGCCTGGTGTTTCTTCTTATGCGGTGTTGCGGAAAAGTTAGAACTTTCCAAAGAGATGGGAGCATTGATCGCAGGCGTGAGTATAGCCGCCTTCCCTTATGGCGCGGATGTGATCAGTAAACTTTCCGGGATCCGAGACTTCTTCATTACATTATTTTTCGTGGCTCTCGGGATGAAAATCCAAGCTCCAAGTGCAAGCGACTTAGGTCTTGCATTCTTAGCGGTTGGGTTCGTTTTAGTGAGCCGGGTTTTGATTATTGCGCCTACCGTATTCTTCTCCGGAAAAGGTTTAAGAGCCGGAATTGTTGCGGGTCTGAACTTAGCACAAATTTCGGAATTCTCTTTAGTGATCTTGGCGCTCGGAGTGCAAAAAGAACATATCGGAAAAGATCTACAAGCGATTGTTCTGACTTCTATGATCATCGCTTCCATCATCTCCACTTATGTGATCCTATTTAACGATAAGATCGCAAGAGGAATCATCTCCTTCTTATCCATCTTTGGGGTAAAGGAAAACAAAGAACCATTAGAATCCCAAGTCACCGGAGAGACCAAAAGAGATATCGTAGTCTTAGGATATTTCAGAATAGCCCAAGGTTTGATCGACGGGATAGAAGAAGATAAACCTTCTTGGTTAAAAAGAATATTGGTTGTGGATTTTAATCCGATCTATAGACAAACTTTGGAATCCAAAGGTATCCGCTGGGCGTACGGAGATCTAGCGAATCCTGAAAGCCTTCATCATTTAGGAATAGAAGAGGCAAGATATATTGTCTGTACGGTTTCCGATATGATCCTAAAAGGAACTACCAACCGCAGGCTGCTTGAGTCCTTGAAAAGTATCTGTCGACATCACCAGCCTAAGATCATTCTAACTACGGATGACCCGAAAGAAGCGGAAGTTCTCAGAAATAACGGAGCGGCCCACGTGATCGTTCCGGGAAAAATTTCAGGACTTTCCCTATTTACCGAATTGTCCGGAATGGTAGACGTAAATGGAAGCGTCTCAATTGCAAAATCCGCAAAAGCGAAACCTAAAAAAACAACGTCCAATAAGAAGAAGGTCCAAAAGGCCAAGTAG
- the rocD gene encoding ornithine--oxo-acid transaminase, whose translation MHTQTSQFYFDTEKEYGAFNYEPLPVVLERGKGIFLWDTDGKKYFDFLSAYSAVNQGHCHPKIIETLKTQSEKLTLTSRAFYNDQLGPMEKFLCDTFGFDRMVPMNTGVEAAETSVKLARRWGYQVKKIPTDKAKIVFASGNFWGRSIGAISASTDPTSRGDFGPFVPGFSIIPFDDTETLKKELEDPNVAAFMVEPIQGEAGVIVPKEGYLKEVRKLCSEYNVLLILDEVQTGLGRTGKLLAADHENVKPDLLVLGKALSGGTLPVSAVLGSDEIILTLKPGTHGSTFGGNPLAAAVAKTAVQVLLEENLSENSEMRGIDFRSSLESLKSEYTGKIKEIRGKGLLNAVEFFPDETGPRAKKICYKLLEFGILAKQTHDHTIRFAPPLCISKSELEEATSLILQTIRKTLD comes from the coding sequence ATGCATACGCAAACATCCCAATTTTACTTCGATACCGAGAAAGAGTACGGAGCATTTAATTACGAACCTCTTCCCGTTGTGTTGGAGAGAGGGAAAGGTATCTTTCTTTGGGATACGGATGGAAAAAAATATTTCGATTTTTTATCCGCATACAGCGCTGTGAACCAAGGTCATTGCCATCCTAAAATTATAGAAACCTTAAAGACCCAATCCGAAAAACTAACTCTCACCTCCAGAGCATTCTATAATGACCAACTCGGTCCTATGGAAAAATTTTTATGTGACACATTCGGATTCGATAGAATGGTCCCTATGAACACAGGTGTAGAAGCAGCCGAAACTTCAGTCAAGCTTGCAAGAAGATGGGGATACCAAGTCAAAAAAATTCCAACGGACAAAGCGAAGATCGTTTTTGCTTCCGGAAACTTTTGGGGAAGAAGTATCGGTGCGATTTCCGCTTCTACTGATCCTACTAGCAGAGGAGACTTTGGGCCTTTTGTTCCGGGATTTTCCATTATTCCATTCGACGATACGGAAACTTTAAAAAAAGAATTAGAAGATCCTAATGTAGCCGCATTTATGGTTGAGCCCATCCAAGGAGAAGCCGGAGTAATCGTTCCGAAAGAAGGTTATCTCAAAGAAGTCCGCAAACTTTGTTCAGAGTATAATGTGCTCTTGATCCTAGACGAGGTACAAACCGGACTTGGCAGAACGGGAAAACTTTTAGCAGCGGATCATGAGAATGTAAAACCGGATCTACTCGTATTAGGCAAAGCATTATCCGGCGGAACGCTTCCCGTTTCCGCTGTTTTAGGTTCCGACGAGATCATTCTTACATTAAAACCTGGAACCCACGGTTCCACATTCGGAGGGAATCCGTTAGCCGCAGCAGTTGCCAAAACCGCCGTGCAAGTATTATTAGAGGAAAATCTCTCGGAGAACTCGGAGATGAGAGGGATAGATTTCCGTTCTTCTCTGGAAAGCCTGAAGAGCGAATATACCGGTAAAATAAAAGAGATCCGAGGAAAAGGATTGTTAAACGCAGTGGAATTTTTCCCGGATGAAACTGGCCCGAGAGCGAAAAAGATCTGTTACAAACTTTTAGAGTTCGGAATTCTCGCGAAACAAACTCATGATCATACGATCCGTTTCGCTCCTCCTCTTTGTATTTCCAAATCCGAATTGGAAGAAGCGACTTCTCTCATTCTGCAAACGATCCGTAAAACCCTTGACTAA
- a CDS encoding TRL-like family protein codes for MFLTNCLYTNIKSPGWYYSQSYSDVRGMEPVGKLEGLSCGTSWLWMVYTGDESYETAVQNAIKDKADLLFDVQTDYSYKSFIFALYFEKCTRVTGIGVKLPQRLLKKE; via the coding sequence ATGTTCCTTACGAACTGTCTTTATACGAATATCAAATCACCAGGCTGGTATTATTCTCAAAGTTATTCGGACGTAAGAGGAATGGAACCTGTAGGAAAATTGGAAGGCCTGTCCTGCGGAACTAGCTGGCTTTGGATGGTTTACACAGGGGATGAGAGTTATGAAACCGCAGTCCAAAATGCGATCAAGGACAAGGCGGATCTTCTTTTTGACGTTCAAACGGATTATAGTTATAAATCTTTTATATTCGCTCTTTATTTTGAAAAATGTACCAGGGTGACCGGGATCGGAGTGAAACTGCCTCAAAGACTTTTGAAAAAAGAATGA
- a CDS encoding DUF423 domain-containing protein — MASKNSNSIPLFLSSILGFLAVAIGAFGAHGLKSVLAPDLFTIYETGARYHLIHAVVLLVLALSGKLSESKFRRIGFWLIFSGILVFSGSLYALSLTGIRVLGAITPFGGLAFLSGWVSIAYSAFSEKE; from the coding sequence ATGGCATCCAAAAATTCTAATTCTATTCCATTATTCTTATCTTCGATATTAGGTTTTTTAGCAGTGGCAATTGGAGCATTCGGGGCCCACGGATTAAAATCAGTATTAGCTCCCGACTTGTTTACCATTTACGAAACTGGAGCAAGATATCATCTCATCCATGCGGTAGTTTTACTCGTATTGGCACTGAGCGGAAAACTTTCGGAATCCAAGTTCAGAAGGATCGGATTTTGGCTCATCTTCAGCGGGATCTTGGTCTTCTCCGGTTCCTTATATGCACTTTCCTTAACTGGGATCAGAGTTTTAGGTGCGATCACACCCTTCGGTGGATTAGCATTTTTAAGCGGCTGGGTATCCATCGCTTATTCCGCTTTTTCAGAGAAAGAATAA
- a CDS encoding NADPH-dependent F420 reductase, whose amino-acid sequence MKIGVLGTGMVGETIGSKLIEKGHEVKMGSRSATNEKAAQWVSKSGSKASQGTFKDAASFGDILFNCTKGEISVEVLRSVGEETLKGKILVDLANALDFSKGKPPGLIFGTNDSLGETIQKSFPDLKVIKTLNTMNCTIMVNASGVPGEHDVFVCGNDSEAKKEVSDLLANDFGWKNIIDLGDITGARATEMLLPIWLRLYGTFGNTDFNFHITR is encoded by the coding sequence ATGAAAATCGGAGTTTTAGGCACCGGGATGGTAGGAGAGACCATCGGAAGTAAACTAATCGAAAAAGGGCACGAGGTAAAAATGGGATCTCGTTCCGCCACAAATGAAAAAGCGGCCCAATGGGTTTCCAAATCCGGAAGCAAGGCTTCTCAAGGAACCTTTAAGGATGCAGCATCTTTCGGTGATATTCTATTCAATTGTACAAAAGGTGAAATCAGTGTAGAAGTTTTAAGATCCGTCGGAGAAGAAACCCTTAAAGGAAAAATTTTAGTGGATCTTGCTAACGCACTCGATTTTTCCAAAGGAAAACCGCCAGGTTTAATTTTTGGAACGAATGATTCGTTAGGAGAGACCATCCAAAAATCTTTTCCGGACCTGAAAGTGATCAAAACATTAAACACGATGAATTGTACCATTATGGTTAATGCTTCGGGAGTTCCGGGAGAACATGATGTGTTCGTTTGTGGAAACGACTCGGAAGCGAAGAAAGAAGTCTCGGATCTTTTAGCGAACGATTTTGGCTGGAAGAATATTATCGATCTCGGAGATATTACAGGGGCAAGAGCAACCGAAATGCTATTGCCCATCTGGTTGAGATTGTACGGAACTTTCGGTAATACGGATTTTAATTTCCATATTACCAGATAG
- a CDS encoding PhzF family phenazine biosynthesis protein, with translation MKTEYTIFQIDAFTDSLFKGNPAAVVPWQGEWLPDSKLIELAMENNVSETAFFRPRKEKGEYDLRWFTPNVEVDLCGHATLATAFAIHEVLENESDVSSLKFHTKSGILEVFRENGKYYLDFPARPPVETEYSPEDLISCFNIKAKEILKARDILFVFEKESEVRNLLPNHDALTKLPFFAAIVTAPADSGKSYDFISRFFAPAKGVPEDPVTGSSHCTLIPFWSERFRKKELNAYQASARGGHLVGENRGERVRIGGNCKLYLKGSFYLE, from the coding sequence ATGAAAACCGAATATACGATTTTCCAAATAGATGCATTTACAGATTCCTTATTTAAAGGAAATCCTGCAGCGGTGGTTCCTTGGCAAGGAGAATGGTTGCCCGACTCCAAACTCATCGAGTTAGCAATGGAGAATAATGTATCGGAAACCGCATTCTTCCGTCCTAGAAAGGAAAAAGGGGAGTATGATCTAAGATGGTTTACTCCAAATGTCGAAGTCGACCTTTGTGGTCATGCGACTTTGGCGACTGCATTTGCAATTCATGAAGTATTGGAGAATGAATCGGATGTTTCCTCTTTAAAATTTCATACTAAGAGTGGGATCTTGGAAGTGTTTCGGGAGAATGGAAAATACTATTTGGATTTTCCTGCAAGGCCGCCCGTCGAAACCGAATATTCTCCGGAAGATCTAATATCTTGTTTTAATATAAAGGCTAAAGAAATTTTAAAAGCCCGAGATATCCTATTCGTTTTTGAAAAAGAATCAGAGGTCCGCAATTTGCTCCCAAACCATGATGCTTTGACAAAACTTCCATTCTTTGCTGCGATTGTAACGGCCCCCGCCGATAGTGGGAAGTCCTACGATTTTATTTCCAGATTTTTTGCTCCTGCTAAAGGAGTTCCGGAAGATCCAGTGACCGGTTCTTCTCATTGTACATTGATCCCCTTTTGGTCTGAAAGATTTAGGAAGAAGGAACTGAATGCATACCAAGCTTCCGCGAGAGGAGGGCATTTGGTCGGTGAGAATCGAGGAGAAAGAGTTCGTATCGGAGGGAACTGCAAACTATATCTGAAAGGCTCCTTTTATCTGGAGTAA
- a CDS encoding TetR/AcrR family transcriptional regulator: MPAKKKMKKPEGSYHHGNLAETLKTLALKRLESSKDSAFTIREIAREAGVSHAAAYRHFPSHRDLLAQISKDGFIKITEEFTKAEKASSPSDPFDRLKRLGLAYISFCLENVGYYRAMWHIDLGPVGDLEDLMEAGKNSFLKLWETILICESQKINKFQAREMATAAWSLVHGYSVLLNECQLNNPLLQIDKNNALQEAEKILQILDSGLKNKSYK, encoded by the coding sequence ATGCCGGCAAAGAAAAAAATGAAAAAACCGGAAGGTTCCTATCACCATGGGAATTTAGCGGAGACCCTAAAAACACTGGCCTTAAAACGTTTAGAGAGCAGCAAAGATTCCGCATTTACCATTAGAGAGATCGCAAGAGAAGCCGGAGTCAGTCATGCGGCCGCTTATAGACATTTTCCTTCTCATAGGGACCTTCTCGCTCAAATTTCCAAAGACGGATTTATAAAAATAACGGAAGAATTTACGAAAGCGGAGAAGGCCTCTTCTCCTTCCGATCCGTTCGATCGATTGAAAAGACTAGGCCTCGCTTATATTTCTTTTTGTTTGGAGAATGTAGGCTACTACAGGGCCATGTGGCATATAGATCTGGGGCCTGTGGGCGACCTGGAAGATCTTATGGAAGCAGGTAAAAATTCCTTTTTAAAACTTTGGGAAACGATCCTGATCTGTGAATCCCAAAAGATCAATAAGTTCCAAGCAAGAGAAATGGCAACTGCTGCCTGGTCTTTGGTTCATGGTTATTCAGTTCTTCTAAACGAATGCCAACTGAATAACCCTTTATTGCAGATAGATAAGAATAACGCTCTACAAGAAGCGGAGAAGATATTACAAATTTTAGATTCAGGCCTGAAGAATAAATCCTATAAGTAA
- a CDS encoding ABA4-like family protein — protein MTPELTFKLASNFAIVGWLLLAGLPNARITKLLVRNGVWPLVLSVLYLLILALNTKGGFDFGSLEGVTKLFSDPWVLLAGWVHYLAFDLFIGIWETKEAETLGISRWILIPCLFFTLMIGPVGYLLFQIVRWKKGGSHASI, from the coding sequence ATGACTCCAGAACTAACATTCAAGTTAGCCAGCAATTTTGCGATTGTCGGCTGGTTATTGCTCGCCGGTCTTCCAAATGCGAGGATCACCAAACTATTGGTAAGAAACGGGGTTTGGCCCTTGGTACTTTCCGTATTGTACTTATTGATCTTAGCATTGAACACAAAGGGAGGTTTCGATTTCGGATCCTTGGAAGGTGTGACCAAACTATTTTCCGACCCTTGGGTCTTGCTCGCAGGTTGGGTGCATTATCTTGCCTTCGATTTATTCATAGGGATCTGGGAAACAAAAGAAGCGGAAACATTGGGAATATCCAGGTGGATCTTGATACCTTGTTTATTCTTCACACTAATGATCGGGCCGGTCGGCTACTTATTATTTCAAATCGTTCGTTGGAAAAAAGGAGGAAGTCATGCAAGCATCTAA
- a CDS encoding carboxypeptidase M32 translates to MWESELQNWENILPAFKAYRDEFRNIYHLRNIGSVLHWDMEIGIPSDGLAERGDQLSFLSGLAHKSFIGESFRSLAEKAREENSRTDLPGKSLRERELNLLFKDLDRSSCLPISWVEEFSKVTSQAHSIWVDARKKNDASSFLPILQKIVDLVFQKADYFGYSTEAYDALLDEYEPEAKAADLEVLFADLRKSLVPLIAKAKDADFPFQGNFPIDSQIPFNKSLPVLLGLPESGFRLDSSAHPFSTSLGSFDKRITTRYEESDPLSSVYSVLHETGHALYEAGISLIAGGPSPLKDSVSLGVHESQSRLWENQVGRSKEFWEGIYPLFLKNLGISESSLPFPKLYSFVNRSKPSLIRVEADQITYNLHVILRFQIERAIFKKELVLKDLSGAWKDGMRSLLGVDVTDDSKGFLQDVHWSGGAFGYFPTYSLGNIYAAQLYSAFLKQNPKFKDELKNRETSSLLNWLRKHVHSKGRSLEAKELIRQATGEEPNSKYLVEYLDSKIKEQEAI, encoded by the coding sequence ATGTGGGAATCCGAGCTTCAAAATTGGGAAAATATCCTTCCGGCGTTCAAGGCCTACCGGGATGAATTCCGTAATATTTATCATCTTAGAAACATTGGCAGTGTATTGCATTGGGATATGGAAATCGGTATCCCAAGTGACGGCTTAGCGGAAAGGGGCGATCAACTTAGTTTTCTTTCCGGACTTGCCCATAAATCTTTTATCGGAGAATCTTTTCGCAGTTTGGCGGAGAAAGCCAGGGAAGAAAATTCTCGCACCGATCTTCCTGGAAAATCTCTCCGAGAAAGAGAGCTGAATTTATTATTCAAAGATCTGGATCGTTCTTCTTGTTTGCCGATTTCTTGGGTGGAAGAATTTTCTAAGGTAACAAGCCAGGCACATTCTATCTGGGTCGACGCCAGAAAGAAGAATGATGCTTCCTCCTTTCTTCCTATCTTACAAAAGATCGTGGATCTTGTTTTTCAGAAGGCGGATTATTTCGGTTATTCTACGGAAGCGTATGACGCTCTTTTAGATGAATACGAACCGGAAGCAAAAGCTGCCGACTTAGAAGTCCTATTTGCGGATCTCAGAAAATCATTAGTGCCTCTCATCGCAAAGGCAAAAGACGCGGACTTTCCTTTTCAGGGAAATTTTCCGATCGATTCTCAAATTCCTTTTAATAAGAGTCTTCCGGTTCTTTTGGGCTTGCCTGAATCGGGATTTCGATTGGATTCTAGCGCACACCCATTCTCTACTTCTTTAGGTTCTTTTGATAAAAGGATTACCACACGTTATGAAGAATCGGATCCGCTTTCTTCCGTGTATTCGGTTTTGCATGAAACAGGTCATGCTTTGTATGAGGCGGGAATCTCGTTGATTGCAGGAGGTCCTTCTCCTTTAAAGGATTCCGTTTCTTTGGGTGTTCACGAATCTCAAAGCCGTCTTTGGGAAAATCAAGTGGGAAGGTCCAAGGAATTTTGGGAAGGGATCTATCCTTTGTTTTTGAAAAACTTAGGTATTTCCGAATCTTCTCTTCCTTTTCCTAAACTTTATTCTTTTGTAAATAGATCCAAACCTTCATTGATCCGAGTAGAAGCCGACCAAATCACTTACAATCTTCATGTAATCCTGAGATTTCAAATTGAAAGAGCGATTTTCAAAAAAGAACTCGTATTGAAGGATCTTTCAGGCGCTTGGAAAGATGGAATGAGATCTTTGCTAGGCGTTGACGTTACGGATGATTCCAAAGGATTTTTACAGGATGTTCATTGGAGCGGTGGAGCCTTCGGTTATTTTCCAACGTACTCCTTGGGAAATATTTATGCGGCCCAACTCTATTCGGCCTTCTTGAAACAGAATCCTAAGTTTAAGGATGAATTAAAAAACAGAGAAACTTCTTCTCTCCTTAATTGGCTCAGAAAACATGTTCATAGTAAGGGCAGAAGTCTAGAGGCAAAGGAACTGATCCGACAGGCAACCGGAGAAGAACCGAATTCCAAATACTTAGTGGAATATTTGGATTCTAAGATCAAAGAACAGGAGGCAATATGA